Within Montipora foliosa isolate CH-2021 chromosome 3, ASM3666993v2, whole genome shotgun sequence, the genomic segment agcaattaaagacaaaataaagggtatTTTTATGGggttttcctgttgccatggtgacttattatgtcacaataatgaccgcaTCTTGTTCAACGATAATTATTGgagtttcatatggtaccataacattggtAATACATAATCTTCCTATAAATAAGAATGTTGCTTTTAAGTGTTGAAACTTGAAACTGCTTTTCAAGAGCTACCTTAATTCGTTAGGGCTATTGCACCTTTGGGTTTACTCATCTGGCTTTATGCCAAACTTTGTCATTTTGattattattagttttaatGAACCTATAGGCTTTtgcccaaaaaagaaaaacatcacaAAAGTACTTTCACTGACCATATTGACAAATCACTTCATCTTGTGTTAAGGCAGAATTAAACAGAAACCAGTTACATGTAAGTggtcataataatattattagacCTGTTTGAGTGCATTGTACTatatttatgtacatgtaattggcTCAGGATGATAGGGCCAATATGACAGCTTGAAAATATCTGGGGTTTGCAATAGGTTTAAGTTACCCATGCATAAGGCATTTCAATTAGTATTTTACACAAACAAAGAGCTCTTTAATCTGTTATTGATTTGCAGCTACTGGCATTGGTCCCGAGGCATTTAGATTTGAAGGACCTCATGAGGCAATAGCTCTGCGTAGTTCAGAGAGGTATTATATACTTCGTCCTGAAGTCATTGAGGGATTTTTCTACATGTGGCGATATACACATGAGCCGAAATATCGTGAATGGGCTTGGGAGGCTGCTCAGGTAAGTACACTTCTTGTGGAGTTTTGTTCAGTACTCATTTGATCGTAAAAATTACTCACAACTTATAAAAGCCAATGTTAATACAAGTCAAATAAACCCTACAGACAAAAcattaatgataatagtaataatttgataattaataataataataataataataataatattatcattattataattccATAGTTTCTTTAGATATACTCTATTCCTTTTGAGCAGCTCTGAGTTTGTGGAGTTAAAATCAAACACAAATGCTGCTCGTTGGTCACCTGTGTCATGCCATCTTTAAGTAAGTTAAGGTCCTCATTTTGCCTCATGCATAATTGATATGTATCTCCATCATTTTCTAAAGAGAAGCCAGCAAATAAGAACTAAAATATTGAAAACTGTTTgcatttatttaataatattatggATTTTTTTGAGCCAGAATAGATATACCAATACATTGGAACCCCATTCATACGGCCATCAATGGGCTAAAAAAATTGGCTGTATTAACGAGGTGGGCGTATTACCGGGGTAGGGGTAAAATTCATGAAGAAAGGGCCGTAATGGCAAGTATCGCATTTGCACTAACTTCGAGAacaacttttctctttaatataaACTTCTGGAATGTACATACAGTAATTGTGTAAAATATTGAAACTTCGCTCAATAGGTACAATGGTTAAAAttgctacatgtatgtgtacTGTACATTCtgagcctaaaatcaaaacaagaacaggcccaGCTAACTATGCGTCTAAAAAACGGAAGCTGCTGTAATTATCTAAGCGTAAGACTTCAGGATGAATCatgtttttgatgaaagcacaaTGACTTAATCCCTTCGAGATTTACCTTACTGGATGTTACTGTAGTGTCaagatcatgtttgtaatgaaaacagggaggagtgttgctgacagtactttgtaaagtaaatcaGCTGTTCGATTACAGTGGTAAATAACAAAGGTCAATGAAATTGACATGTCACAGGTGTTTTGGTTTTCTTAATTTAGCACGAGTGGTTGTCTTAATGGGGTGAAATTATACTGAGGATTCTAGGGcttgggatttaaaattgtggctGTGGGCCATGTTAACGGGTGACCGCATTAACAAGGGTTTTCTATTAGAGAATGTATGGCCATTTTGCCGGGTCAAAAAAAAAGTGGCCGCAATAACAAGGTGGCCGTAAGGCAGGGTTCCACTTCATTATTATTCTTTGAAGACTGTTAAGAAAAATTCCAATTCAAATAATTGATCAGTTTTTGTTGTGTAATATTTCACTGATTATCAAGTGCAAATGGCTTATAACAACAAGATAACTTGTATCTTAACATCTGAAGAAGACAAGTTGTTAAGTAACATTGATGTCTGCAAAGTTTTCCTCATTGCTGGGTTGAGCAATAAGGGTTTTCTTATAACAGGGAAACAGACTACCTGTGGACTTGGAAGggccaaaaagcaaaaaataaaaataataataataataataataataataataataataataattattattattattattattattattattattgttattattattattatattattattacccTATGTAACCATAACACGCATGCTCTGGCAGATGATATACCGATTTTACACCAAGGAAGggagccatagccaatggccaaaggtccttgGGGTCGGGCATGGTTGGcgcggtggtgagagcactagcctcccaccaatgtggcccaggtttgattcccggACCCAACGCTGTAAGTAGGTTAAGTTTgagttggttctctactctgctgcGAGGGTTTCTCTCCAggttctccagttttcccccctcagcaaaaaccagcatataGCTGATTCCAGGTGGCTGTAatctgtgctccaaggtcatacaTGGACCATATAGCAGCTGCGAGAGGTGCCATAgaatgctttcggttcgacttTGTTGACCTGCATCATTGTAGCCGTACTTTGCAACGGTGATTAGTGAGACTAATTATTCCTTTTCCTTCAGCTTTCTAACTCCATCCTTAGAATCCTTGCTGTTCCTAGCTAGCAAGGCTGTTTTCTGCAACAATCCCTTCCTGATGGTTATTCCTAGCCTTGCAAGCCATGCACCAGCAACTATCGGTACCACTTCTAGATGTCTGATCCCCCATAATTTCCCAATTTCTCTCTTCATGCACTATCTTGTATTACCGCTAAATGCTCAATTAGGTGTGCAAACACTATTAACCCGTATGGTTTTCGCTTGCAAACCTCCACATTTCTGTATAAAATAATGTATTATTCATTTGTATTGTTGTATGTGTGGAGATAGAAAAACCTATGAAACCTTAATGCACCCTGTGGTCCCACAGTGATTTAATATCCACAATGAATGCCTTGTTATTGTCCCTTTCTACGACAACAATGTTGGGTTTTCTGGTCgcaatttttattattattattattattattattattattattattattattattattagcaacAAGGAAACAGAAGCTAGAAAGGAGGATAGCATAATATTTATCACCATGGGGGTGGTAATTTTCAAAGGTTATCTGATTTTATAATTTGACATCTTGTTGATGGATTCTGAGAGCACAAGGTAAATTATTTATACTTGTTAGAGGGAAGTTGGTTAGTGAACATGCAGTTGATAAACTTTTatatcactttcttttgtttcagaacATTGACAAGTACTGTCGAGCTGGAGCAGGATTTAGTGGAATAAAAGATGTTACTTCAACATCTGTAATACACGATGATGTCCAGCAGAGTTTTTTCTTAGCAGAGACTTTGAAATACTtatatttgatattttctgAGGACACTCTTCTTCCTTTAGATCACTGGGTCTTCAACACTGAGGCACATCCACTACCAgtcattggtaaaatgcagccAGCTCAGAGTAGATAGTTTGAAATTGTTTGAATGGGTACAGTTACAGCGCTTAGACAAATTCACAAGCCCCATTGGCTTTGTTTTATATTGGTTATTTTGCATCATCATTTTCTATAAATTTCTGTTGAGTGAATCCTACAAAATGTATACCAGTAGTTACAAATTTCTGTACATTGTATCAGGTGATTGATCAGAACACCCTTTTTCCTCCCTCATAGCTAGCAGCCTTTTTGGCTTTTCACACAGTCACTTTGAGCTGGAAGAATGTTTGAAAACTTTGTTTAACTTACGAATTTAACCTACAAGAAAATGTTcaagcttaaggacggtgcctactaattcgctAGTATTTTTGGGCAGTTTACTGAACATGCGGAAAAGCAGATCATAACAagtcttattgaaatccaagaagaaaattgggggtaaccatgcatttttcgaagataattaatcaacaatatttgtaaaaagttttgaaatacaaagcaatgtatggcgttcttttccaaattgaagctcaattatctcagAAAAATGCAGGGTTACcacctattttctttttggataccaagatcacttgctaagttctgctttctccgcttAGTTTTGAaacacgcaaaaatatccctgtattaataagcaccagcaataggaaatccgagtatctcgagatgcgtagaacgtatgcgcaataacaaggcaccgtccttaaaacctTTTTTGCTGCACTTCTTGCATAAGAATCTTGAAGAGTTTTTATAAGTGTGTCaggacatgtacatgtacattactaAGCTTTTTGTCACATTCTTGGCAGCTTTTTATTGCATACTTACATGTAGAATATCACAAGCTGCCAAAACACGCAATTTGATTGCTCAGCTTTATGGGAATTACAGTAATGGGCAACTTGTAAGGTTTGTTTGATGAAATCCCTGTTAATGCCTTGATGTTTCGGTGTTTAGAAAGGAATGCAAAATTGACCTGTAAATTTAAATGGCTTTAAGCCTCTCACCCCATTGGGCAGAGTACATGTAAAATCTGTAATGTTCCTCTTATTAGGAAGGCcatgggttaaaggggacacaGTTTTCGAGTACACAAAGacgttgttaaccctttcacccctaaagcAGTCCCCATtccaggggcggatctaggataaaattaatgatgactgaaatttttgaattttagctCTTCAAAGTCCCCTTTCCCGTGTTTCTGACGGATTTCTGTAAAACGGCGGAAACCGGTATGGATCCACCCCTGCATTCATGACTAAAATGATCTGGCGTTAGAATAAACATTGTATTAAAGTGTCTGACataggagtgaaagggttaaaagacATAATAACAGAGGAACGTGTAAAGtaagtttattatttttatttagtttctgcGATGTACGGCAAGATTACCTAATCCTTTCAGAATTTCAGATTCTTGGTATAAACGTTTTATATGAAACCAAGATTCAAATGCGTGTTTGGGCCACCagtgaaaataatgaaaatactTTGAATTAGGCCAGTGAAGGCCCGACATTAGCCTTGCCGGATATCCAAGACTTACAGTGTTGCTTAACTTTTTTGggaactttcattttcattttcatttttttgtttacgaATAAACTTTGTACTATAATTTTTAAACACATGCTactataaaattaattgtacCCACATTTTACAGCTATCTTATGCCATACACAACTGACACTAATTTTTTAAgttcaaatttaaaagccaGACCTTCTTGTGTAGCCCACAAAGAATTCATATTTGAGTACAGTTGCATGTGATTGCAAAAGGATGCAACAAGTGTGATTATTATTCCCAACGCAAACCTGATCGTACAGTGTGTGAAATTGTTTGTTTGGCAATAATAGTAAAAGCTACTTACTATGCTAATAAAGTTAGTCTTGGGAATGGCATCAAAAagcagtagtgtagcagctctcgtaacctgctattatTCGGTATTGTCAGCAGCTGCTATTGTTTtccaagtcattgtttcaataattgtttagtctttttttttttggctaggGTGCTAGGGTAGCAAGCCAGTCACATTACATGTATAAATTATGTTACAAGAGTTGCTACATCACCCTTAAAATAATAGACACAAATAATTATGCCCACTTTATACATAATGTTTTCCACTGGTACACCTCTGACAGCCAAATGCTTTGATcaataactacatgtatatgGTTCAGTAGGGTATTCTTTTTCATCAAACCCTTGTGGTCATTTATGCCTTAGAGTTATACTCCAAATTTCAACCTCACATAcatgtaaaaggaaaggaaagaaaaggaactttatttaagtatctaattttctagcgctgtagagcactaaccggggacactgtaaattgaaattaacaagttaacgcaaataaaatcaaatgttggtttttgaggaaaggggaaactggagtacctggagaaaacctcttggtgcagagtagagaaccaacaaactcaacccacatatgacgccaagtctgggaatcgaacccgggccacattggtgggaggtgagtgctctcaccactgcgccatcccttatattattataatactaATCATGCATCTTAGCATCTTCAGATGCTCTTTTGGCCTGTCATGAAATATTTCAAAGGAGCCTAACCAAATCATATCTTAACTCCAGTTACATGCTCTAAACATGGTAGGCAATATTTTCTAGGTTAAATCACAGTTTGCAATCAAGACAATAATTCAAgtctcaaatatttttttacatgAACTTACAAAATTCTCTCACAGATCGGTCCCTTTTGACTATTATTAAGACTTTAAAGGGGATATAAACGTATTTAAGTGGCCAATAATAATGTCTAGAAGTGTAAAAAAAGATACTTGTATCTCATATCCCAGTCAACAAAAATAGGTCCTgattaaccataacttggaatgaataatttaaattaatgtaaagTCATTTTAATACCAGGTCTTTTAAACCTGCAGTGTACTAAGTTTGGCATGGTAAGAATTCGAGATAAATAATTCATTTAGGTAGTCACTTTATCTTTAgtttcttaaataaaataacCTCTAAGTTCTGAGTGAATAAATTTCAATCAGATGTTTTCAAGACATTATTTGTTGTTTATTGTcattccattttgaaatgggaATTAGTCCAGGTGTCAAGTCCAGGATTGTTGGAAAATTTACGAGCCATAATGGCTTAGTGGTAATGACCCTGCATCTCTTATTGCGTGCAAATGTTACTTCGACGTTAAGCTGGAGGGTGATTTCAAAAATTATCTCTTTCTTTGTGAGAGTAGGAGTGTCTGTCTCAGAGTTGAAAACTTTTCAATCACCAATCTCAGTGTAGTTTTCATCAAATTCTACTCTGGGCATTAAAATCCTTGCAAACCTCACTCCACTGAGGCGCCGTTTGTTCTTTTTCGTATGATTTTGATCAATAGTCAACACCTTGAATCTTGAAAGCTCTACTTCACTGCTGTCTTTAGATTTGGTGATGTCAATTTCATCGCCCTCTTTGACCTGAGACCAGGACAAAACAATGTGGATTAGTGGTTGTCTTCCCAAAAGTAGCACTCCATGTATTGTCATCACAGGAAGGCCAAATTTCTTTCAAGGAATTTCACTTTGCCACCAATGTTATAGCCCCATGCTGTAGAAAGTACAGGACTGGGCTGAGTTGTTTTAAGCCAGGTAAgtgttgataataataatattcagtAAGTGTGGTCACATATCCATTGAAATTAAATGTGCCTCTGATACAGATGAAACGATAAAGGAGTGATTAAACCTACTTCAGAAGATGCCTTTTggcaaatttctttgttaaggTACAGCTTTCTGGCAGCTATCAAGTCACCAGCTTTGCTGAAATATCAAAACAATGATAAAGTAAAAAGAAATGGTGAGTTGATGATCTGAGTACTAAACAAATCAATAATATTCCACAGATTTGTGACAGACGAAGGCTGATTCCAAACTTATGTCATCACAGATAAATACAGTGACaccaaaatcaaataatataTTTAGTAAATATCTCTTATCCTATTTAGATAAGTGTGTGACAACCAGTAGCAAACCAATCAGGAGCTGGACACCAAATGCATTTGCAGCCTAAGCAGTTATCATTTATTTTGGCCAGATGAGTGAAAGTTTAGAGAGGGCTGTTGATttttagcctcccacgcagacgttCTTAGGGCTCCGTCACGCATTGCATACATTAATGATGATATTCAAAGACCTTGAGAGACGAATCCTGTTATATCCGAGGAATTAATGTTGCGGTCCCCTCCAAGAAGAAAGAATgaaataat encodes:
- the LOC137996929 gene encoding mitochondrial transcription rescue factor 1-like, which produces MAPTNGMLRSLLFIYRSVGPFKFISTHLYGWRFCSSVSDNWNQAQWGIRGKEEGEFPEGKLLDLVVSSLRVDRVLASGLGMGRSKAGDLIAARKLYLNKEICQKASSEVKEGDEIDITKSKDSSEVELSRFKVLTIDQNHTKKNKRRLSGVRFARILMPRVEFDENYTEIGD